CGCGATCCTCACCGCGGTCCTCCTGAAGCTCGAGGAGGCCTACCGGGCTCTGAAGGAGGGGGGCGCCGCGGGGGACGCGAAGCTGATCGAGGCCTTCTCGGCCCTCTCCCCGATGTCGCGCGGCCGATCCGTGACGGTCGCCGGTGAAGGGGAGCCTTTTTCCGGCGAGACGGCCGGAGTGGCCGCGAGCGGCGCGCTGCGCGTCGTGACCTCCTCCGGGGTCCGCGAGATCCACGTCGGAGACGTCTCCGTCGGCGAGTCGGACGATGCTCCTCGCCGCTGACGTCGGGAACACCCACACGGTCTTCGGCCTCTTCGAGGGGGAGGCCCTCCTCGCCGACTTCCGGATCGCCAGCCTTCCGTCGCGCACCCCCGACGAATGGGGGATCGGGATCCGGCAGCTCTCTCAGCATCGCGGGATCGATCCGGACGCCGTCACCTTCGCCGCGCTCTGCAGCGTCGTGCCGCCGCTCACCGCGAACGTGATCGAGGCGATCGAGAGGTACTTCAACGTGACGCCGCTCGTCGTCGGCCCCGGGGTGAAGACCGGGATGCCGATCCTCTACGAGCCGCCCCAGGACGTCGGCGCCGATCGCATCGTGAACGCCGTGGCCGCGTACCACCGGATCCCGGGCGCTCTGATCGTCGTCGATTTCGGCACCGCGACGACGTTCGACGTCATCTCGGCGCGCGGCGAGTACGTCGGCGGGGCCATCGCCCCCGGCATCCAGATCGGCGCGGACTCCCTCTTCGCGCGCGCGGCGAGGCTCCCGAGGGTCGAGCTCCGCCGCCCGCCCGCCGTCGTCGGCCGCAGCACCGTCCACAGCATCCAGTCCGGCCTCTACTTCGGCTACGCCTCGCTCGTCAACGGGATGCTCGATCGCATGAAGCGCGAGATGGGTGGGAACGTGAAGGTCCTCGTCACAGGGGGGCTCGGC
This region of Acidobacteriota bacterium genomic DNA includes:
- a CDS encoding type III pantothenate kinase, coding for MLLAADVGNTHTVFGLFEGEALLADFRIASLPSRTPDEWGIGIRQLSQHRGIDPDAVTFAALCSVVPPLTANVIEAIERYFNVTPLVVGPGVKTGMPILYEPPQDVGADRIVNAVAAYHRIPGALIVVDFGTATTFDVISARGEYVGGAIAPGIQIGADSLFARAARLPRVELRRPPAVVGRSTVHSIQSGLYFGYASLVNGMLDRMKREMGGNVKVLVTGGLGATLAPDLDGIEAIVPGLTLEGLRLIHQKNRP